In Cystobacter fuscus DSM 2262, one DNA window encodes the following:
- a CDS encoding sensor histidine kinase, with the protein MKLARKIVLALVLLAFAVIAGLQTIQVRRELARSELDMQHDHRLLGHTLGGSFVRSWQMEGQQAALTLLSDANLFQEQVRVSWLWLDSREGRSLPVEQWRALLAGQDTSFTDPTRPPGWLLSFTPVTVNGRLGAIQIIEPLMEQRLRVRQTVVSTAVATGAITLAFLVVAMAMGRRLVGQPVEQLVGLAHRVGQGDLEARVHLRQEDELATLANAMNQMAHELSSARAQVEAETAARVATLEHLRHSDRLATVGKLASGVAHELGTPLNVVLGRAKMIASGEAEGEEVPEYARIISQQVQHMTGIIRQLLDFARRRTPQRAPEDLTQLVERTLALLRPLAARRHVTLDQEAAGPLMLEVDAGQLQQALTNLIVNGMQAMKQGGVLRVRLGRERALPPADLGGPEAEWVRLDVRDEGEGIAPEVLPHVFEPFFTTKDVGEGTGLGLSVSYGLIRDHGGWISVSSEPGRGSCFSIFLPPGGRDAQEAGT; encoded by the coding sequence ATGAAGCTCGCCCGGAAGATCGTCCTCGCCCTCGTGCTGCTCGCCTTCGCCGTCATCGCCGGGCTGCAGACCATCCAGGTGCGCAGGGAGCTGGCTCGCTCCGAGCTGGACATGCAGCATGACCACCGCCTGCTCGGCCACACGCTGGGAGGCTCCTTCGTCCGGTCCTGGCAGATGGAGGGCCAGCAGGCGGCGCTCACCCTGCTCTCGGACGCCAACCTCTTCCAGGAGCAGGTGCGGGTGAGCTGGCTGTGGTTGGACTCGCGCGAGGGAAGATCACTCCCCGTCGAGCAATGGAGGGCGCTGCTCGCCGGACAGGACACGTCCTTCACGGACCCTACCCGGCCGCCGGGGTGGTTGCTCTCCTTCACCCCCGTCACCGTCAACGGGCGGCTGGGCGCCATCCAGATCATCGAGCCCCTGATGGAGCAGCGCCTGCGGGTGCGGCAGACGGTGGTGAGCACCGCGGTAGCGACGGGCGCCATCACCCTCGCCTTCCTGGTGGTGGCCATGGCCATGGGACGGCGGCTGGTGGGCCAGCCGGTGGAGCAACTGGTGGGGCTCGCCCACCGCGTGGGACAGGGAGACCTGGAGGCCCGGGTGCACCTGCGCCAGGAGGACGAGCTGGCCACGCTGGCGAACGCGATGAACCAGATGGCCCACGAGCTGTCGTCCGCGCGCGCGCAGGTGGAGGCGGAGACGGCGGCGCGCGTGGCCACGCTCGAGCACCTGCGGCACTCGGACCGGCTGGCCACCGTGGGCAAGCTCGCCTCGGGCGTGGCGCACGAGCTGGGCACGCCGCTCAACGTGGTGCTCGGCCGCGCGAAGATGATCGCCTCGGGCGAGGCCGAGGGCGAGGAGGTGCCCGAATACGCCCGCATCATCTCCCAGCAGGTGCAGCACATGACGGGCATCATCCGCCAGCTCCTGGACTTCGCCCGGCGGCGCACGCCCCAGCGCGCCCCGGAGGACCTGACCCAGCTCGTGGAGCGCACGCTCGCGCTCCTGCGACCGCTCGCGGCGCGGCGCCACGTCACGCTGGACCAGGAAGCCGCGGGCCCGCTGATGCTGGAGGTGGACGCGGGGCAGCTCCAACAGGCCCTCACCAACCTCATCGTCAATGGCATGCAGGCGATGAAGCAGGGGGGAGTGCTCCGGGTGCGGCTCGGGCGGGAGCGCGCCCTGCCCCCGGCGGACCTGGGAGGGCCCGAGGCCGAGTGGGTGCGGCTGGACGTGCGGGACGAGGGCGAGGGCATCGCCCCCGAGGTGCTGCCCCACGTCTTCGAGCCCTTCTTCACCACCAAGGACGTGGGCGAGGGAACGGGGCTCGGCCTGTCTGTCTCCTATGGACTCATCCGGGACCATGGGGGGTGGATTTCAGTGAGCAGCGAGCCCGGACGCGGTAGTTGCTTTTCCATCTTCCTCCCACCGGGAGGGAGGGACGCACAGGAGGCGGGGACATGA
- a CDS encoding response regulator: protein MMPSEPHPLRILLAEDDEEMRSLLTLTLVRAGFAVVALEDGYELADYVSLTRVCGGPLSPPDLILSDIQMPGRTGLEVLAQTQAAGLACPVILLSSFADEETREEARRLGVRAFLDKPVDLEVLRDTVREAAGAPGASLR, encoded by the coding sequence ATGATGCCTTCCGAACCCCATCCGCTCCGCATCCTCCTGGCGGAGGACGATGAGGAGATGCGTTCGCTGCTGACGTTGACGCTGGTGCGGGCCGGCTTCGCGGTGGTGGCGCTGGAGGACGGCTACGAGCTGGCCGACTACGTGTCGCTGACGCGGGTGTGTGGGGGGCCTCTGTCGCCGCCGGATCTCATCCTCTCGGACATCCAGATGCCGGGGCGCACCGGGCTGGAGGTGCTCGCCCAGACCCAGGCGGCGGGGCTCGCCTGCCCCGTCATCCTCCTGTCGTCCTTCGCGGACGAGGAGACGCGCGAGGAGGCCAGACGGTTGGGGGTGCGAGCGTTCCTGGACAAGCCGGTGGACCTGGAGGTGCTGCGGGACACCGTGCGGGAAGCGGCTGGAGCGCCTGGCGCGTCGTTGCGCTAA
- a CDS encoding HEAT repeat domain-containing protein gives MSRSRPLLVAFVSLLVLAAGAAVWRTSASTPPPPPAVAVPSAPPAVAPAAVKPAEAMAQVPARLSSPAAGYVGAEKCGECHDTEHEAWSKDWHARALSPAEPRFVVGDFANTHYKGESSEAWMTRRDSHSFMRTRGPTGVLADYPVDWVMGGKHMQDPVTQMPDGRWQVLPIYFHVTGHGEWVDYSEAKQGALPPDHPFFWSNWQRNAQHSCLDCHVTGLDTRYDRATHRWSTGFADAGVACESCHGPGARHVETQLARDIVQPEKLPPEKGLALCAQCHGPHRTLFPSLDAAHHFKPGERYEDSYQPMVLLLGETRSGDFFDDGRPKTSSFEYQALIQSRCYLKGGATCLTCHDAPHDGHVNELKQPKHPAKAVTVGSATCQGCHAKEFSEGSRHTHHTASAEAPDCVACHMPPTISGVLDTFADHAIDVPVPRNTVKHGIPNGCNACHAHAKATPEAMDEALAKWWPQAKTRQARRMRLADALAVKTAADSRPFLEGVLADTKEAPSLRGVAAQLLAQRFRQDALPALKAALATARDSGLRSDLAAALAATGSRDALDLLTPLLEDKSLWVRQSAALPLAGAGDARGLETLEKLAHTPASEGLPMPHVLLGQLALRQGDMVKATTELERSLDLQPYNAGVLVILADVYARQGDIPRARERLEEALRFDPRNKAARQRLSMLQRGPGPRR, from the coding sequence ATGTCCCGCTCCCGTCCACTCCTCGTCGCGTTCGTCTCGCTGCTCGTGTTGGCCGCCGGAGCCGCCGTCTGGCGCACCTCGGCGTCCACCCCTCCGCCGCCCCCGGCGGTGGCTGTCCCGAGTGCTCCACCCGCGGTGGCTCCCGCGGCCGTGAAGCCGGCCGAGGCGATGGCCCAGGTGCCCGCCCGGTTGTCCTCGCCCGCGGCGGGCTACGTGGGCGCGGAGAAGTGTGGCGAGTGCCATGACACCGAGCACGAGGCATGGAGCAAGGACTGGCATGCGCGGGCGCTCTCGCCGGCCGAGCCCCGCTTCGTGGTGGGCGACTTCGCCAACACCCACTACAAGGGCGAGTCCAGCGAGGCGTGGATGACGCGGCGCGACTCGCACTCCTTCATGCGCACGCGCGGGCCCACGGGCGTGCTCGCCGACTACCCGGTGGACTGGGTGATGGGCGGCAAGCACATGCAGGACCCCGTCACCCAGATGCCGGATGGCCGCTGGCAGGTGCTGCCCATCTACTTCCACGTCACCGGCCACGGCGAGTGGGTGGACTACTCCGAGGCCAAGCAGGGTGCCCTGCCGCCGGACCACCCCTTCTTCTGGTCCAACTGGCAGCGCAATGCCCAGCACTCGTGCCTGGACTGCCACGTCACCGGGCTCGACACGCGTTATGACCGCGCGACCCATCGCTGGAGCACGGGCTTCGCGGACGCGGGCGTGGCGTGCGAGAGCTGTCATGGCCCGGGCGCGCGCCACGTGGAGACGCAGCTCGCCCGGGACATCGTCCAGCCGGAGAAGCTCCCGCCGGAGAAGGGTCTGGCCCTGTGTGCCCAGTGCCATGGCCCCCACCGCACGCTCTTCCCGTCGCTGGACGCCGCGCACCATTTCAAGCCGGGCGAGCGCTACGAGGACAGCTACCAGCCCATGGTGTTGCTGCTGGGCGAGACTCGCTCCGGCGACTTCTTCGACGATGGGCGTCCGAAGACCTCCAGCTTCGAGTACCAGGCCCTCATCCAGTCGCGCTGCTACCTGAAGGGAGGCGCCACGTGCCTCACCTGCCACGACGCGCCCCACGACGGGCACGTGAATGAGCTCAAGCAGCCCAAGCACCCCGCGAAGGCGGTGACGGTGGGCTCGGCGACCTGCCAGGGCTGCCACGCGAAGGAGTTCTCCGAGGGCTCGCGGCACACCCACCACACCGCCTCGGCCGAGGCGCCGGACTGCGTCGCCTGCCACATGCCGCCCACCATCTCCGGCGTGCTGGACACGTTCGCGGACCACGCCATCGACGTGCCGGTGCCGCGCAACACGGTGAAGCATGGCATCCCCAACGGGTGCAATGCGTGTCATGCGCATGCCAAGGCCACGCCCGAGGCGATGGACGAGGCGCTGGCGAAGTGGTGGCCCCAGGCGAAGACGCGGCAGGCCCGGCGCATGCGCCTGGCGGATGCCCTGGCGGTGAAGACCGCGGCGGACAGCCGCCCGTTCCTGGAAGGCGTGCTGGCGGACACGAAGGAGGCGCCCTCCCTGCGCGGCGTGGCGGCGCAACTGCTCGCCCAGCGCTTCCGCCAGGACGCGCTCCCCGCGCTGAAGGCGGCGCTCGCCACCGCCCGGGACTCGGGCCTGCGCTCGGACCTCGCCGCGGCGCTGGCCGCCACGGGCTCGCGTGACGCGCTCGACCTGCTCACCCCGCTGCTCGAGGACAAGTCGCTCTGGGTGCGCCAGTCCGCCGCGCTGCCGCTCGCCGGGGCGGGGGATGCGCGCGGGCTCGAGACGCTGGAAAAGCTGGCCCACACGCCCGCCTCGGAGGGGCTGCCGATGCCGCACGTGTTGCTCGGCCAACTCGCGCTGCGCCAGGGCGACATGGTCAAGGCCACCACCGAGTTGGAGCGCTCCCTGGACCTGCAGCCGTACAACGCCGGCGTGCTGGTGATCCTGGCCGATGTCTACGCCCGCCAGGGGGACATCCCCCGGGCCCGCGAGCGATTGGAGGAAGCCCTGCGGTTCGATCCGCGCAACAAGGCGGCGCGGCAGCGGCTGAGCATGTTGCAACGGGGGCCGGGCCCGCGCCGCTGA
- the sitI6 gene encoding SitI6 family double-CXXCG motif immunity protein, whose protein sequence is MPYFRVKEDTSSPEYTGDIDAAHKWKLPGVFECPGCGATWGDNSIAYPSVDLTPIATKADFEEARAEPIEEYERLCGLVRPYLPPGAMLEPGTALGPLVGKAQGRFGPLVSPYPWWLLVEHTALEKLQAEGVRGLKGCRTQLRFRQRSPPELLELELVVTGRAHPDCLPPNPKPPCSRCSRRGLRLPDNLLLDLGTLPKHLDVFRLEDFSTVIVCTGRFVEACRSLGLKGVSFHPLHAKSQG, encoded by the coding sequence ATGCCGTATTTCAGAGTCAAGGAAGACACATCATCCCCGGAGTACACGGGCGATATTGACGCCGCCCACAAATGGAAGCTGCCGGGTGTCTTCGAGTGTCCCGGCTGCGGAGCCACTTGGGGTGACAACTCCATCGCCTATCCTTCGGTGGACCTCACGCCTATCGCCACCAAGGCAGACTTCGAGGAAGCGCGAGCAGAGCCCATTGAGGAATACGAACGACTGTGTGGACTGGTGCGACCCTATCTACCGCCGGGGGCAATGCTGGAACCGGGCACAGCGCTTGGCCCCCTCGTAGGCAAGGCCCAGGGCCGCTTCGGGCCGCTCGTGTCCCCCTATCCCTGGTGGCTGTTGGTGGAGCACACGGCACTGGAAAAGCTCCAGGCCGAAGGTGTGCGCGGCCTCAAGGGCTGCCGCACCCAATTGCGCTTCCGTCAGCGCTCACCACCCGAACTCCTCGAGTTGGAACTCGTCGTCACGGGCCGTGCCCATCCAGATTGCCTGCCACCGAACCCCAAGCCGCCTTGCTCTCGCTGTAGCCGTCGTGGACTTCGCTTGCCCGATAATCTTCTGCTGGACCTCGGAACGCTTCCGAAGCACCTGGACGTTTTCCGGTTGGAGGACTTCTCCACCGTCATCGTCTGCACGGGGCGTTTCGTCGAGGCCTGCCGCAGCTTGGGCCTGAAGGGTGTGTCATTTCACCCTCTGCACGCGAAATCGCAGGGCTAA
- a CDS encoding translocation/assembly module TamB domain-containing protein gives MSTPHPTRARRWRRRFLWGLVGLIGLVLVLVAGALVYLMTPPGEARLRDFALTQANEQLSGRLELAGLDLGPRSLVLSGVKLYDPDQELVAELEQLEVRVALLPLLRKHVVVKLVGLDEPHLFLRQDARGLNLSRAIALRNPSEPKPEDPNAPRGTLRFTLEELRLKGGAVAFVSESPQGNQEVRLDGLEAGGSASWAAATEALAAKLDATARMASPQQGPMRLALQAGGEEGQLNARVDFTAPGLELQGSGAMEGEEKLRAEVKKLRLEPALARAVLPSYPVAAPVTLAGTVAKTGDVVSVDLNAQAADGTATAQGDVNLETFITQGFTVRVRDLDLSKLLGGGPHSTLAADLLVRGGGKSLDTLEGTLDLTMPASPIEGQTLGPVDVHASAKGGHFTLTQLQARVPGLSLYASGSGTQEKLKVEGRLVAADLGAFAHTVGRLGRGGEPMPLSGRGSLDFAASGPVRAPAVSLVGGFDTLAWADTSLQGLTIDVRLPDATQPLTTDARLQVNQLTAGGRAYKNLRALVGTKGRQLEVSVHTEGEAPLELALWGTLDKDNEGLALEDVTLKYPEAAWTLQRPTHLTWGGGRVEVEPALSLTSGEQGLSLALKMQGESIRARTELRALDLSRLPKAYLPASFDVAGLISGEVSVDGRMSRPDARAQLKLSGGRYQQYSDLAFDLDGRYARDRATGTFTASAPALRVSSHFDVPVQGLMKHRREPVDLELTLDHLDIGSALRMAGQPESATGRLSGKVTLKGMANDPRLDLALQGADLRYWGTASATDPEQAPPVPLAIGALPPKLAGEQLDFEFTARSDEQDGALSATLNLRGLAQKATATLETPFTLGGLIARPPTAQQAMETPMRELRAEVVDMPLALLSQYGLATDAGGKLSMTAHLTGPLLAPEGELKVQARQATVNGVVPLDGELAVLTGPSSVKLQLEARRESTLLAQMEAQVRASLVALQDQDVVGHVPFTLTARAGPLSQRELQGLASVSPRVALNARCRGGEAQPQEQQNNASEPQNVVSLSLSARGTLNDPKVDLTAGVQNIGVRELGLGQARLHYTYADARSAFDALLTSPKGGTLTARGHATQDLSLPALRQGMDTRRIPVVVELDSHIFDLSFLSGAQLPMVRAIGGELVMKKVRVDGTLGAPKLQGQLEWKQGRLSLDGMGDYRDVHVALAVDDQRISLSDFSAQSGQGSLKLKAEGTRTASGSFNLTGEGNLNDFPLVLDDQLFAIIQLRTEFEGDISKTAQFINLRNLSIPEAHIKLPEEKRKDLQVLERPEGIVLTCQGQPMNPAQAEAEAPPTDTATGGAGPTQAEPQRQYRININAPRNLWVQGADVNVEVGLSENFRVEYADTASIYGEVHVQRGEVEVLGRRFNIQNSSQVRFTGPAAAPYINATAEYKNESAGVTVYVAVRGQGKDFTIKPTSDPPLPETDIYTLLATGRRTLKAGSGASSMNQGQVASVLGSLLASQAKKALAAKLPLDVLTIESGDEGLAGARLEVGKYLTDKLYLGYSGRLGTPQNQSTTRRENANSVRLEYQFGPRWGVEAEYGDAQVGGADFIWSKEY, from the coding sequence TTGAGCACACCGCATCCCACCCGCGCCCGACGCTGGCGCCGCCGATTCCTGTGGGGCCTCGTGGGCCTCATCGGGCTCGTGCTCGTGCTGGTGGCCGGCGCGCTCGTCTACCTCATGACCCCGCCGGGCGAGGCCCGCCTGCGCGATTTCGCCCTCACCCAGGCCAATGAGCAGCTGTCCGGCCGCCTGGAGCTCGCCGGACTGGATCTGGGGCCACGCTCGCTCGTGCTCTCGGGGGTGAAGCTGTACGACCCCGACCAGGAGCTGGTGGCCGAGCTGGAGCAACTGGAAGTACGCGTGGCGCTGCTGCCCCTGCTGCGCAAGCACGTCGTGGTGAAGCTCGTGGGCCTCGACGAGCCCCACCTCTTCCTGCGCCAGGACGCACGCGGGCTCAACCTCTCGCGCGCCATCGCCCTCCGCAATCCCTCCGAGCCCAAGCCCGAGGATCCCAACGCGCCCCGCGGCACGCTGCGCTTCACCCTGGAAGAGCTGCGCTTGAAGGGCGGCGCGGTGGCCTTCGTGTCGGAGTCTCCCCAGGGCAACCAGGAGGTGCGCCTGGATGGACTGGAGGCCGGGGGCTCGGCGTCCTGGGCCGCCGCCACCGAGGCGCTCGCCGCGAAGCTCGACGCCACCGCCCGCATGGCCAGTCCCCAGCAGGGCCCCATGCGGCTGGCGCTCCAGGCCGGAGGAGAGGAGGGCCAGCTCAACGCCCGGGTGGACTTCACCGCCCCCGGACTCGAATTGCAGGGCAGCGGCGCCATGGAGGGCGAGGAGAAGCTGCGCGCCGAGGTGAAGAAGCTCCGCCTGGAGCCCGCGCTGGCGCGCGCCGTGCTGCCCTCCTACCCCGTGGCCGCGCCCGTCACCCTCGCGGGGACGGTGGCCAAGACGGGCGATGTCGTGAGCGTGGACCTCAATGCCCAGGCCGCCGATGGCACCGCCACGGCCCAGGGCGACGTGAACCTCGAGACGTTCATCACCCAGGGCTTCACCGTGCGCGTGCGCGACCTGGATCTCTCCAAGCTGCTGGGCGGCGGGCCCCACTCCACGCTCGCGGCGGACCTGCTCGTGCGCGGCGGCGGCAAGAGCCTGGACACACTCGAGGGCACGTTGGATCTCACCATGCCCGCCTCGCCCATCGAGGGTCAGACGCTGGGCCCGGTGGACGTGCACGCGAGCGCCAAGGGAGGACACTTCACCCTCACCCAGCTCCAGGCGCGCGTCCCCGGCCTCAGCCTCTACGCGAGCGGCTCGGGCACGCAGGAAAAGCTCAAGGTGGAGGGCCGGCTCGTGGCGGCCGACCTCGGCGCCTTCGCCCACACCGTGGGCCGGCTGGGCCGCGGCGGCGAGCCCATGCCCCTGTCGGGCCGCGGCTCGCTCGACTTCGCCGCGTCCGGGCCCGTGCGCGCGCCCGCCGTCAGCCTCGTGGGTGGCTTCGACACGCTCGCCTGGGCGGACACCTCCCTCCAGGGACTCACCATCGACGTGCGCCTGCCCGACGCCACCCAGCCCCTCACCACGGATGCCCGGCTCCAGGTGAACCAGCTCACCGCCGGAGGCCGCGCCTACAAGAACCTGCGCGCCCTCGTCGGCACCAAGGGCCGCCAGCTCGAGGTCTCCGTGCACACCGAGGGCGAGGCTCCCCTGGAGCTCGCGCTGTGGGGCACCCTGGACAAGGACAACGAGGGCCTCGCGCTCGAGGACGTCACCCTCAAGTACCCGGAGGCGGCCTGGACGCTGCAACGCCCCACGCACCTCACCTGGGGCGGTGGCCGCGTGGAGGTGGAGCCCGCGCTGTCGCTCACCTCCGGCGAGCAGGGCCTGTCGCTCGCCCTGAAGATGCAGGGGGAGTCCATCCGCGCGCGCACCGAGCTGCGAGCCCTGGACCTGAGCCGCCTGCCCAAGGCCTACCTGCCCGCGTCCTTCGACGTGGCGGGATTGATTTCCGGCGAGGTGTCCGTGGACGGGCGCATGTCCCGGCCGGATGCCCGGGCCCAGCTCAAGTTGAGCGGTGGCCGCTACCAGCAGTACTCGGACCTGGCGTTCGACCTGGACGGCCGCTACGCGCGCGACCGCGCCACCGGGACCTTCACCGCGAGCGCGCCCGCGCTGCGCGTCTCCAGCCACTTCGACGTGCCGGTCCAGGGCCTCATGAAGCACCGCCGCGAGCCCGTGGACCTGGAGCTCACCCTGGACCACCTGGACATCGGCTCCGCGCTGCGCATGGCTGGCCAGCCCGAGTCCGCCACCGGCCGGCTGTCCGGGAAGGTGACCCTCAAGGGCATGGCGAACGACCCGCGGCTGGACCTCGCGCTCCAGGGCGCGGATCTGCGCTACTGGGGAACGGCCTCCGCGACAGACCCCGAGCAGGCCCCGCCCGTGCCGCTCGCCATCGGCGCGCTCCCGCCCAAGCTGGCCGGAGAGCAGCTCGACTTCGAGTTCACCGCCCGGTCGGATGAGCAGGACGGCGCCCTCAGCGCGACCCTGAACCTGCGCGGCCTCGCCCAGAAGGCCACCGCCACGCTGGAGACGCCCTTCACCCTCGGCGGGCTCATCGCCCGTCCGCCCACGGCGCAACAGGCCATGGAGACCCCCATGCGAGAGCTGCGCGCCGAGGTCGTCGACATGCCGCTCGCGCTGCTGTCGCAGTACGGGCTGGCCACCGACGCGGGCGGCAAGCTCTCCATGACGGCCCACCTCACCGGTCCGCTGCTCGCGCCCGAAGGGGAGCTGAAGGTGCAGGCCCGCCAGGCCACGGTCAATGGCGTCGTGCCCCTGGATGGCGAACTGGCCGTGCTCACCGGCCCCTCCTCCGTGAAGCTCCAGCTCGAGGCCCGGCGTGAGAGCACGCTGCTCGCGCAGATGGAGGCCCAGGTGCGCGCCTCGCTCGTGGCGCTGCAGGACCAGGACGTGGTGGGCCATGTGCCCTTCACCCTCACCGCGCGCGCGGGTCCCCTGTCCCAGCGCGAGTTGCAGGGCCTGGCCAGTGTCTCCCCGCGAGTCGCCCTGAATGCCCGCTGCCGCGGGGGCGAAGCACAGCCCCAGGAGCAGCAGAACAACGCCTCCGAGCCCCAGAACGTCGTCTCCCTGAGCCTGAGCGCGCGCGGCACGCTGAACGATCCCAAGGTGGACCTCACCGCCGGCGTGCAGAACATCGGCGTGCGGGAGCTGGGCCTCGGCCAGGCGCGGCTGCATTACACCTACGCCGACGCGCGCTCCGCCTTCGACGCGCTCCTCACCTCGCCCAAGGGCGGCACGCTCACCGCCCGGGGCCACGCCACGCAGGACCTGTCCCTGCCCGCGCTGCGCCAGGGCATGGATACCCGCCGCATCCCCGTGGTGGTGGAGCTGGACTCGCACATATTCGATCTCTCCTTCCTCTCCGGCGCCCAGCTGCCCATGGTGCGCGCCATCGGCGGCGAGCTGGTGATGAAAAAGGTGCGCGTGGACGGCACGCTCGGAGCGCCCAAGCTGCAGGGCCAGCTCGAGTGGAAGCAGGGCCGGCTGTCGCTGGATGGGATGGGCGACTACCGCGACGTGCACGTGGCGCTCGCCGTGGACGACCAGCGCATCTCGCTCTCCGACTTCTCCGCCCAGAGCGGCCAGGGCAGCCTCAAGCTCAAGGCCGAGGGGACGCGCACGGCGTCCGGCTCGTTCAACCTCACGGGCGAGGGCAACCTGAACGACTTCCCGCTCGTGCTCGATGACCAGCTCTTCGCCATCATCCAGCTGCGCACCGAGTTCGAAGGGGACATCTCCAAGACCGCCCAGTTCATCAACCTGCGCAACCTCTCCATTCCCGAGGCCCACATCAAACTGCCGGAGGAGAAGCGCAAGGACTTGCAGGTGCTCGAGCGGCCCGAGGGCATCGTGCTCACGTGCCAGGGCCAGCCGATGAATCCCGCCCAGGCCGAGGCCGAGGCCCCGCCCACGGACACCGCCACGGGCGGCGCCGGCCCCACCCAGGCCGAGCCCCAGCGCCAGTACCGCATCAACATCAACGCCCCGCGCAACCTCTGGGTCCAGGGCGCCGACGTCAACGTGGAGGTCGGCCTGTCGGAGAACTTCCGCGTCGAGTACGCGGACACCGCCTCCATCTACGGCGAGGTGCACGTGCAGCGCGGCGAGGTGGAGGTGCTCGGCCGGCGCTTCAACATCCAGAACTCCAGCCAGGTGCGCTTCACCGGCCCCGCGGCCGCGCCCTACATCAACGCCACCGCCGAGTACAAGAACGAGAGCGCGGGCGTGACGGTGTACGTCGCCGTGCGCGGCCAGGGCAAGGACTTCACCATCAAGCCCACGAGCGATCCGCCGCTGCCGGAGACGGACATCTACACGCTGCTCGCCACGGGCCGGCGCACGCTCAAGGCGGGCTCGGGTGCCTCGTCGATGAACCAGGGCCAGGTGGCCTCGGTGCTCGGCTCGCTCCTGGCCTCGCAGGCCAAGAAGGCCCTGGCGGCGAAGCTGCCGCTGGACGTGCTCACCATCGAGTCCGGCGACGAGGGCCTCGCGGGAGCGCGGCTGGAGGTGGGCAAGTACCTCACGGACAAGCTCTACCTGGGCTACAGCGGCCGGCTGGGCACGCCCCAGAACCAGTCCACCACGCGGCGGGAGAACGCCAACTCCGTGCGGCTGGAGTACCAGTTCGGCCCCCGCTGGGGCGTGGAGGCCGAGTACGGCGACGCACAGGTGGGTGGCGCGGACTTCATCTGGAGCAAGGAGTACTGA